The following proteins come from a genomic window of Sorex araneus isolate mSorAra2 chromosome 1, mSorAra2.pri, whole genome shotgun sequence:
- the MLNR gene encoding motilin receptor, which produces MGSPWNRSAGVEGAGALPCDERRCSAFPLRALVPATAVCLGLFAVGVGGNALTALLAWRARRARGTTDLYLGSLAGADLLVLLGLPFDLYRLWRSRPWVFGSLLCRLSLSLGEGGTYASLLHVTALGAERYLAVCRPLRARVLVTRRRVRGLLAALWAVALLSAAPFFFLVGVQRDPSAAPNGTAAPPSGLEAAALFSRECRPSPALEGALRVVLWVTTAYFVLPFLGLSVLYGLVSRQLWRSRGPPGRPAASGRERGHRRVIRVLVVVVLTFVACWLPFHVGRIIYINSTDTRMMYFSQYFNIVALQLFYLSASINPILYSLLSKKYRAAARKLLRVGGCRRRGLCSGGSSMGDRDRADTASHTETGSNRKTSATGTALPTTSSYGPGTSEKTGL; this is translated from the exons ATGGGCAGCCCCTGGAACCGCAGCGCGGGCGTCGAGGGCGCGGGCGCGCTGCCGTGCGACGAGCGCCGCTGCTCTGCCTTCCCGCTGCGGGCGCTGGTGCCCGCCACCGCCGTGTGCCTGGGCCTGTTCGCCGTCGGGGTGGGCGGCAACGCGCTGACGGCGCTGCTGGCCTGGCGCGCGCGGAGGGCGCGCGGCACCACCGACCTGTACCTGGGCAGCCTGGCGGGCGCCGACCTGCTGGTGCTGCTCGGGCTGCCGTTCGACCTGTACCGCCTGTGGCGCTCGCGGCCCTGGGTGTTCGGCTCGCTGCTGTGCCGCCTGTCGCTGTCGCTGGGCGAGGGCGGCACCTACGCGTCTCTGCTGCACGTGACGGCGCTGGGCGCCGAGCGCTACCTGGCCGTGTGCCGCCCGCTGCGGGCGCGCGTGCTGGTCACCAGACGGCGCGTCCGCGGGCTGCTGGCCGCGCTCTGGGCCGTGGCGCTGCTCTCGGCCGCGCCCTTCTTCTTCCTGGTGGGCGTGCAGCGGGACCCCAGCGCCGCCCCGAACGGCACGGCCGCGCCGCCGTCGGGGCTGGAGGCGGCGGCACTGTTCAGCCGCGAGTGCCGGCCAAGCCCAGCGCTGGAGGGCGCCCTGCGCGTCGTGCTCTGGGTCACCACCGCCTACTTCGTGCTGCCCTTCCTGGGCCTCAGCGTCCTCTACGGGCTCGTCTCACGCCAGCTGTGGCGGAGCCGGGGCCCGCCGGGACGCCCCGCGGCCTCGGGGCGGGAGCGGGGCCACCGGCGCGTCATCCGCGTCCTAG TGGTGGTGGTTCTGACATTTGTCGCTTGCTGGTTGCCTTTCCATGTGGGCAGAATCATCTACATCAACTCGACAGACACCCGGATGATGTACTTCTCACAGTACTTCAATATCGTTGCTTTGCAACTTTTCTATCTGAGCGCCTCCATCAACCCCATCCTCTACAGCCTCCTCTCTAAGAAGTACAGAGCCGCCGCCCGGAAGCTGCTGAGGGTAGGGGGCTGCCGGCGCAGAGGTCTCTGCAGCGGTGGGTCCAGCatgggggacagggacagagcaGACACTGCGAGCCACACAGAGACCGGCTCTAACAGGAAGACATCTGCCACTGGCACAGCCCTGCCTACCACCTCCTCCTACGGTCCTGGGACTTCAGAAAAAACAGGTCTGTAG